The following proteins are co-located in the Pseudomonas synxantha genome:
- a CDS encoding tRNA-(ms[2]io[6]A)-hydroxylase — MNLPEIHEFLGCRTPDAWVQAALADQDTLLIDHKNCEFKAASTALSLMAKYHAHVDLINMMSRLAREELVHHEQVMRLMKKRKVELRQLHAGRYASGLRKVVRSHEPVKLVDTLVVGAFIEARSCERFEALVPHLDEELGKFYFGLLKSEARHFQGYLKLAYQYGDAKDIAQVIERVRAAEQELIESPDIEFRFHSGVPA; from the coding sequence ATGAACCTGCCCGAAATCCATGAATTCCTCGGCTGCCGCACCCCTGACGCCTGGGTGCAGGCTGCCCTGGCCGATCAGGACACCCTGCTGATCGACCACAAGAACTGCGAATTCAAAGCGGCCAGCACCGCCCTGAGCCTGATGGCCAAGTATCACGCCCACGTTGACCTGATCAACATGATGTCGCGCCTGGCCCGCGAAGAGCTGGTGCACCATGAGCAAGTCATGCGCCTGATGAAAAAGCGCAAGGTCGAGCTGCGCCAACTGCACGCCGGCCGTTATGCCTCGGGCTTGCGCAAGGTGGTGCGCAGCCATGAGCCGGTCAAGCTGGTGGACACCCTGGTGGTCGGCGCTTTTATCGAAGCACGCAGTTGCGAGCGTTTCGAAGCGTTGGTGCCGCACCTGGACGAAGAACTCGGCAAGTTCTACTTCGGCCTGTTGAAAAGCGAGGCGCGGCACTTCCAGGGCTACTTGAAGCTGGCGTACCAGTATGGCGACGCCAAGGACATCGCCCAGGTGATCGAGCGGGTGAGGGCGGCCGAGCAGGAACTGATCGAATCACCCGACATCGAGTTCCGCTTTCACAGTGGCGTGCCAGCCTGA
- a CDS encoding MFS transporter: protein MRKDYLAFFVSLFLSRLADQILLFIVPLIVFQTTKSVSWAGLAFFVESLPRYLAFPVCGALCDRFSPVRILHISQVYRALACVVAVALYGLFEGIYWLVILSALCGVLTTQGIMAREVVMPHIFQHYTYAKTLSYSQIADQSGLVLGPLLAALMLEVWAWPWVVLGVAALFVLADLAMLTWQRNTTANLQIHEQHPGIWLQPLRTAFGHIRSRVELKRIITLAVGVNLIVGVTLATSAAMVTGHYAADKDAYALLQAAGALVTIVILFYLARSALPLKVMGGLSYSMIAVGALITAISPGVWTYAVGFLLVTGFDKMFNVYLRSTRQRVIPVQDFGKTVGVITLLNNLAQPLAGLMIAVLAAPLGMRTVILLLAGITALLGVVVASGWHATVKAELDVG from the coding sequence ATGCGCAAGGATTACCTGGCGTTCTTCGTTTCGCTGTTCCTGTCTCGGCTGGCCGACCAGATCCTGCTGTTCATCGTGCCGCTGATCGTGTTCCAGACCACCAAGAGCGTGTCATGGGCGGGCCTGGCGTTCTTTGTCGAGTCACTGCCGCGCTACCTGGCGTTTCCGGTGTGCGGAGCGCTCTGCGACAGGTTTTCACCGGTGCGCATCCTGCATATCAGCCAGGTGTACCGGGCATTGGCCTGTGTGGTGGCGGTGGCGCTTTACGGGCTGTTCGAGGGTATCTATTGGCTGGTGATCCTGTCCGCGTTGTGCGGAGTATTGACCACCCAGGGCATCATGGCGCGGGAAGTGGTGATGCCGCATATCTTCCAGCATTACACCTACGCCAAGACCTTGTCCTACTCACAGATCGCCGATCAAAGCGGCCTGGTGCTCGGGCCGTTGCTGGCAGCGCTGATGCTGGAAGTCTGGGCGTGGCCCTGGGTAGTGCTCGGTGTCGCCGCACTGTTCGTGCTGGCAGACCTGGCAATGCTGACCTGGCAGCGCAACACCACGGCGAACCTGCAGATCCATGAGCAGCACCCGGGTATCTGGCTGCAACCCCTGCGCACCGCGTTCGGCCACATCCGCAGCCGGGTGGAGTTGAAACGCATCATCACCCTGGCGGTCGGCGTGAATCTGATTGTCGGGGTGACGCTGGCCACTTCGGCCGCGATGGTCACCGGCCATTACGCCGCCGACAAGGATGCCTACGCCCTGCTGCAAGCCGCCGGCGCGCTGGTCACCATCGTGATTCTGTTTTATCTGGCGCGCTCAGCGTTGCCGCTGAAGGTGATGGGCGGGCTGTCGTATTCGATGATTGCCGTCGGCGCGCTGATCACTGCGATCAGCCCCGGCGTGTGGACCTACGCCGTGGGTTTCCTGCTGGTGACCGGCTTCGACAAGATGTTCAACGTATACCTGCGCAGCACCCGCCAACGGGTCATTCCAGTACAGGATTTCGGCAAGACGGTGGGTGTGATCACCTTGCTCAACAACCTGGCCCAGCCATTGGCGGGCCTGATGATTGCCGTGCTGGCAGCGCCCCTGGGCATGCGAACGGTGATCCTGCTGCTGGCCGGCATCACCGCCTTGCTCGGTGTGGTCGTGGCCTCAGGCTGGCACGCCACTGTGAAAGCGGAACTCGATGTCGGGTGA
- a CDS encoding response regulator produces the protein MENLGLGKVLLVEDDEKLAGLIAHFLSQHGFEVRVVHRGDKALAAFIEFKPKIVVLDLMLPGQSGLHVCREIRNVSDTPIVILTAKEDDLDHILGLESGADDYVIKPIKPPVLLARLRALQRRQVPEPTVRGALEFGRLSIDRSCRVVSLGGENIDLTTMEFELLWLLASSSGKILSRDDILNRMRGIAFDGLNRSVDVYISKLRGKLNDNPREPVCIKTIWGKGYLFNPFAWEA, from the coding sequence ATGGAAAACCTGGGTCTGGGCAAGGTCCTGCTCGTTGAGGACGATGAGAAGCTGGCAGGGCTGATCGCACATTTTCTATCGCAACATGGTTTTGAGGTACGGGTGGTCCACCGGGGCGATAAAGCCTTGGCGGCGTTCATTGAGTTCAAGCCGAAGATTGTCGTGCTCGACTTGATGCTGCCGGGCCAGAGCGGGTTGCATGTATGCCGCGAGATTCGCAATGTGTCGGATACGCCCATCGTGATCCTCACCGCCAAGGAAGATGACCTGGACCATATCCTCGGCCTTGAGTCCGGCGCTGACGATTACGTGATCAAGCCGATCAAGCCACCGGTACTGCTGGCTCGCCTGCGCGCCTTGCAACGCCGTCAAGTGCCCGAACCCACGGTGCGCGGTGCCCTGGAGTTCGGCCGCTTGTCGATCGATCGCAGTTGCCGGGTGGTCAGCCTGGGTGGCGAGAACATTGACCTCACCACCATGGAGTTCGAGCTGCTGTGGTTGCTGGCCAGCAGCTCGGGCAAGATTCTTTCGCGCGATGACATCCTCAATCGCATGCGCGGCATTGCCTTCGACGGCCTCAATCGCAGCGTCGACGTCTATATCAGCAAATTGCGCGGCAAGCTCAACGACAACCCCCGCGAGCCGGTGTGCATCAAGACCATCTGGGGCAAGGGTTACCTGTTCAATCCGTTCGCGTGGGAGGCCTAG
- a CDS encoding ATP-binding protein has product MLRLYLRLYVILALGLAGSIWLVNYGLDAYMPESNETYNREALRGPAWALVEQLRPVRGEARQARLDELQPHYGLRLQLVPRDAQHLSEREQKLLANDQVVVREDFMKFLAPIDDGPQLLEIQLPEEPKWLYLWAYGFLGVSLAVVLYFWVRPHWRDLEHIRLAAQRFGDNDLGSRILLPRRSTVRELAGHFNQMAERIESLIANQRELTNAVSHELRTPIARLSFELDQLRQQSDPRQSRELISDMYSDLGELEEMVSELLTYASLERGATQVTRENIEAHSWLDSVIGSVALEAEAEGVQLSLRTCEVDFIRIEPRFMARAVINLLRNAIRYADRRVEVSLVKFGSGYEVRVNDDGPGVPLEGRTKIFEPFLRLDTSRDRRTGGFGLGLALVKRVSQWHGGQVQVLDSEWGGASFRMTWAYAE; this is encoded by the coding sequence ATGCTGAGATTGTATCTGCGCCTCTACGTCATCCTCGCGCTCGGCCTGGCTGGCTCGATCTGGCTGGTCAACTACGGCTTGGACGCGTACATGCCCGAGTCCAACGAGACCTATAACCGTGAAGCCCTGCGCGGCCCGGCCTGGGCTTTGGTGGAGCAACTGCGGCCGGTGCGGGGTGAAGCGCGCCAGGCACGCCTGGATGAGCTGCAACCGCATTATGGCTTGCGCCTGCAACTGGTGCCGCGCGACGCACAGCACCTGAGCGAGCGCGAACAGAAGCTCCTGGCCAATGACCAAGTGGTGGTGCGCGAGGACTTCATGAAGTTCCTGGCACCTATCGACGACGGCCCGCAATTGCTTGAGATCCAACTGCCGGAAGAGCCCAAATGGCTGTACTTGTGGGCCTATGGCTTTCTGGGCGTGAGCCTGGCCGTTGTCCTGTATTTCTGGGTGCGCCCGCACTGGCGCGACCTGGAGCACATCCGCCTGGCCGCGCAACGCTTTGGTGACAACGACCTCGGTTCGCGCATCCTGCTGCCGCGTCGTTCCACCGTGCGCGAACTGGCGGGGCACTTCAACCAGATGGCCGAGCGCATCGAAAGCCTGATCGCCAACCAGCGCGAACTGACTAATGCCGTGTCCCATGAATTGCGCACACCCATTGCGCGTTTGTCGTTCGAGCTCGATCAGCTCAGGCAACAAAGTGATCCACGCCAGAGCCGTGAGCTGATCAGCGATATGTATTCCGACCTGGGCGAGCTGGAGGAAATGGTCTCCGAGCTGTTGACCTATGCCAGCCTGGAGCGCGGCGCCACCCAGGTGACCCGCGAGAATATCGAGGCCCACAGCTGGCTCGACAGCGTCATCGGCAGCGTGGCGCTGGAGGCCGAGGCGGAAGGGGTGCAGTTGTCACTGCGCACCTGTGAGGTCGACTTTATCCGGATCGAGCCACGCTTTATGGCGCGCGCAGTGATCAACCTGTTGCGCAACGCCATTCGTTATGCCGACCGCCGTGTCGAAGTGTCGCTGGTCAAGTTCGGCAGCGGTTACGAAGTGCGGGTCAATGACGACGGCCCAGGCGTACCGCTGGAGGGCCGCACCAAGATCTTCGAACCCTTCCTGCGCCTCGACACCAGCCGCGACCGCCGCACCGGCGGCTTTGGCCTGGGGCTGGCGCTGGTCAAGCGCGTAAGCCAATGGCATGGCGGGCAGGTGCAAGTGCTGGACTCGGAGTGGGGCGGGGCGTCATTCCGGATGACCTGGGCGTATGCCGAGTAA
- a CDS encoding MipA/OmpV family protein yields the protein MYPKNLCLSFTSLCLLATAGTALAEDWQYSLKAGVGNAPRYSGSDERMTAPVLGGKIISPWGIFLDTDTGLGWAYEGNALSLSAYVGASDSRKDKNQSMHAGSKRLKGMGEIKSRPQLGMNAAYNLGGVIIGATLEHALKEDDHKDTGKAYTHLELSLGTNLYEGRFGSVDASLNSHFGDRDYLQTWYGVTTGQAARSRFKEYKAAGGNISNGMNLVWSLPINEHTQFSTLLDVQYLADKAGKSPIVERRLQTSVMGMVEYTF from the coding sequence ATGTACCCTAAGAACCTGTGCCTGTCATTCACCTCCTTGTGCCTGCTGGCCACTGCCGGCACGGCCCTGGCCGAAGACTGGCAATACAGCCTCAAGGCCGGCGTGGGCAATGCGCCGCGCTACAGCGGCAGCGACGAACGCATGACAGCCCCCGTGCTGGGCGGCAAAATCATCAGCCCCTGGGGCATCTTCCTCGACACCGACACGGGGCTGGGCTGGGCCTATGAAGGCAATGCCTTGAGCCTCAGCGCCTACGTCGGCGCAAGCGATTCTCGCAAAGATAAAAACCAAAGCATGCATGCCGGCTCCAAACGCCTCAAAGGCATGGGCGAAATCAAATCACGCCCGCAACTGGGCATGAACGCAGCCTACAACCTCGGTGGCGTGATTATCGGCGCCACCCTGGAACACGCGCTCAAGGAAGACGACCACAAAGACACCGGCAAGGCCTACACCCACCTGGAGCTGAGCCTGGGCACCAACCTGTATGAAGGCCGCTTCGGTTCCGTCGATGCCAGCCTCAACAGCCACTTCGGCGACCGCGACTACCTGCAGACCTGGTACGGCGTGACCACCGGCCAGGCCGCCCGCAGCCGCTTCAAGGAATATAAGGCCGCAGGCGGCAATATCAGCAATGGCATGAACCTGGTGTGGAGCTTGCCGATCAACGAGCACACTCAGTTCTCCACCTTGCTGGATGTGCAGTACCTGGCGGATAAAGCGGGCAAGAGCCCGATTGTGGAGCGGCGCTTGCAGACGTCGGTGATGGGGATGGTGGAATACACCTTCTGA
- a CDS encoding serine hydrolase domain-containing protein — protein sequence MFRRLRGIPLLGCLLGSIGCHSQPPAPPAIQKGDYGAIIRYLQARIPKDMARENVAGLSIALVNGQELIWARGFGLADKAQGVPVTANTAFRAGGISKLITAAAALQLVEQQRLALEAPIQQTLREFYVRSRFHSDQAEADRAITLRRLLSHQSGLPSEHLRDLHSTYAMGQMPMRVSGVWLSSLPGSQVAYSNLGYSLVGAAIERSSGKSFEAQLQSSLFKPLQMNQSSFLGTGAHLSFRALGYEDGNASTDAQVRDLAAGGLWASPKDLSHYVQMLFAKGRYKGNQVLDSTSIDAMFIQQNTGNALDFDCQMGLGWFLAPCGDEPIGPGVRTYQHSGGGDDFAAQLTLLPDQQLAVIIMANDSNAEEMVVSLSTDSLRLMLEAQTGKPVCADDCQAPSHGLKLRHVPAAIDRKRLAGFYATAWGVFRIKDDHERLAGELAGYDFELLRDDQGWLRAQKKVLGFWLKDLGDLGRIQLDVMRVQGRQILTARSHGQRIAIGERIEAPPLPTAWADTIGTYQVLNTHEPDAPLSGISVRLEEGFLVIRGQLHDEPLTDYILLPVDNAHAVLAGSGYGLGDTVSRQINGLSASGYSFKRTHPPHPPLNF from the coding sequence ATGTTTCGCAGATTGCGCGGTATTCCGCTGTTGGGTTGCCTGTTGGGCAGTATCGGTTGCCACTCGCAGCCGCCTGCCCCGCCGGCGATTCAAAAAGGCGATTACGGCGCGATCATCCGTTACCTGCAAGCCCGCATTCCCAAGGACATGGCGAGGGAAAATGTAGCGGGCTTGTCGATTGCCCTGGTCAACGGCCAGGAACTGATCTGGGCCCGTGGCTTTGGCTTGGCCGATAAGGCCCAAGGGGTACCGGTCACTGCCAATACGGCGTTTCGTGCCGGCGGCATCTCCAAACTGATCACCGCCGCCGCGGCGTTGCAACTGGTAGAGCAACAACGCCTGGCACTGGAGGCGCCGATCCAGCAAACCCTGCGCGAATTCTACGTACGCTCACGTTTTCATAGCGACCAGGCCGAGGCTGATCGTGCGATCACTTTGCGGCGTTTGCTCAGCCATCAATCCGGTTTACCCAGCGAACACCTGCGCGACCTGCACAGCACCTACGCCATGGGGCAGATGCCGATGCGCGTATCGGGCGTGTGGCTGAGCAGCCTGCCAGGTTCCCAGGTGGCTTATTCCAACCTCGGTTATTCACTGGTGGGCGCCGCCATCGAACGCAGCAGCGGCAAAAGTTTCGAAGCGCAATTGCAAAGCAGCCTGTTCAAACCCTTGCAGATGAATCAGTCCAGTTTCCTCGGCACCGGCGCGCACTTGAGCTTTCGCGCCCTGGGCTATGAGGACGGCAACGCGAGCACCGACGCGCAGGTGCGCGACCTCGCCGCCGGCGGCCTGTGGGCCAGCCCCAAGGACCTCAGCCACTATGTGCAGATGCTGTTCGCCAAAGGCCGCTACAAAGGCAACCAGGTGCTGGACAGCACATCGATTGACGCGATGTTCATCCAGCAAAACACCGGCAACGCCCTGGACTTCGACTGCCAGATGGGCCTGGGCTGGTTCCTGGCGCCCTGCGGTGACGAGCCGATTGGTCCGGGCGTGCGCACCTATCAGCACAGTGGTGGCGGTGACGATTTCGCCGCGCAATTGACCCTGCTGCCGGACCAGCAACTGGCCGTGATCATCATGGCCAACGACAGCAATGCCGAAGAGATGGTGGTGTCGCTGTCCACCGACAGCCTGCGCCTGATGCTTGAGGCCCAGACCGGCAAACCCGTCTGCGCCGACGACTGCCAGGCCCCCAGCCACGGCCTCAAGCTGCGTCATGTACCGGCAGCCATTGATCGCAAGCGCCTGGCCGGATTCTACGCGACCGCCTGGGGCGTGTTCCGCATTAAGGATGACCATGAACGCCTGGCCGGTGAACTGGCCGGCTATGACTTCGAGTTATTGCGCGATGACCAAGGCTGGTTGCGCGCGCAGAAAAAGGTCCTCGGTTTCTGGCTCAAGGACCTGGGCGACCTGGGCCGCATCCAGCTTGATGTAATGAGAGTACAAGGCCGGCAGATACTCACTGCGCGCAGTCACGGCCAGCGCATCGCCATTGGCGAGCGCATCGAGGCACCGCCCTTGCCCACGGCCTGGGCCGACACTATCGGCACCTACCAGGTGCTTAACACCCATGAACCCGACGCGCCATTGAGCGGCATCAGCGTGCGCCTGGAAGAGGGCTTCCTGGTGATTCGCGGCCAATTGCATGACGAGCCGCTGACCGACTACATCCTGCTACCCGTGGACAACGCCCATGCGGTGTTGGCCGGCAGCGGCTACGGCCTGGGAGACACCGTCAGCCGCCAGATCAACGGCCTGAGTGCTTCGGGCTACTCCTTCAAACGTACGCATCCTCCCCACCCCCCCCTGAATTTCTAA
- a CDS encoding GFA family protein codes for MQLEGSCHCGAVTFSLTSAHPYPYQRCYCSICRKTQGGGGYAINLGGDAKSLKVRGRKQISIYHAKLKPEGASRAHASSAERHFCSRCGSGLWLFSPQWPELIHPFASAIDTPLPVPPEHTHLMLGSKAPWVEVSVRKGDLRFDEYPEESIADWHERLGLVG; via the coding sequence CATTCAGCCTGACCAGCGCCCACCCCTACCCTTACCAGCGCTGCTACTGCTCGATCTGCCGCAAGACCCAGGGCGGCGGCGGTTATGCGATCAACCTTGGTGGTGATGCCAAGAGCTTGAAGGTACGCGGGCGCAAGCAGATTTCCATCTACCACGCCAAGCTCAAGCCCGAGGGCGCCAGCCGTGCCCATGCGAGCAGCGCCGAGCGGCATTTCTGCTCCCGGTGCGGCAGCGGCCTGTGGCTGTTCAGCCCGCAGTGGCCGGAGCTGATCCACCCGTTTGCCTCGGCCATCGACACGCCGCTGCCGGTGCCGCCGGAACACACGCACCTGATGCTGGGCTCCAAGGCGCCGTGGGTGGAGGTCAGTGTGCGCAAGGGTGACTTGCGGTTCGATGAATACCCTGAGGAATCGATTGCCGATTGGCATGAGCGTTTGGGACTTGTGGGTTAA